GATGTGGTGGTGTTCCAACATGCTCGCGCTTGAACGGCTCGTGCCCGAACACGTCCGCCGTTTCGAGGCCTACACCCCGAGCCGGCCGGACCCGGAACTGATGCGCCTGTACCGCATCGATCATCTGCATCGTCTGAACAACAACGAAAACCCCCTGGGCCCCACCCCCGACGCGGCCCGGATCGTCCAGGGCTTTCCGCCCCGGCTGGCCCCCATCTATCCCAGCGGCGACGCCCATGACCTGCGCCACATCCTGGCCCGGCGCTTTGGGCAGGACGCGGATCAATTCGTGGTCGGCAACGGTTCGTGCGAACTCATCGCCAGCGTGATCAAGGCGTTCTGCGCCAACGGCGACAACATCGTCACCGCCGACAAGACTTTCGCGGTGTATGAATGGGTGGCGGAATTTTCGGGGCTCGCGGCCCGCCTCGTCCCGCTGCGCGACTTCGGCTTCGATGCCGGGGCCATGCTCGCGGCCAGGGACGAACGGACCAAGATTCTCTTTGTCTGCAACCCCAACAACCCCACCGGAACCTTTTGGGACACGCCGACCCTGACCGCGTTTCTGGACCGCGTCGATGGCGACCAAATCGTGGTTCTGGACGAAGCCTACGGCGAATACGTCGAGAATCCGGACTTTCCGGACGGCATCCGCCTGCTGGAACGGTACCCCAATCTGGTCGTATTCCGCACCTTCTCCAAAATGTACGCCCTGGCCGGCCTGCGCATCGGGTATCTGTGCGCCGCTCCGGAAGTGGCGGATATCATCCGGCGCACCCATGTCGTGTATTCGGTCAACAGCCTCGCCCAGCAGGCCGCGGCCGCGAGCCTCCTCGATGATAAAGCACTCATCCACCAGACGCGGGAAATGGTCCGGACCGGCAAGGCCATGCTGGGCGAACTGTGCGCCGAACTGGACCTTCCCATGCACTGCGGCGAGGGCAATTTTGTCATGATCCGCGTGCCCATGTCCGACACCCTGCTCTACCGCAAACTCATGGCGCGCGGCGTCATGGTCCGGACCATGACCGGCTTTCGCTTTCCGGGCTGGATTAGGGTCAGCTTGGCGCGGGCGGACGTGATGGAGGAATTCGGGCAGGCCTTGCGGGCCGTGCTGCGGCCCTGAAACGCATGATGCCGCCCGAAGGCGGCATCATGGCGGAAGCGGAAAGACGAAAGCGGCCTACATGGCGTCGCCGGCGTCCAACTCGGCGATGGTCGCGTCGATGGAATCGCGAAGCTCCTGGGGCAGGCCCATGATTTCCACATTAAGAAAACCGCGCACGATGGTCGAAGTGGCTTCGTCCTCGTCCAGGCCGCGCGCCATGAGGTATTCGATTTCTTCCTGGGCGATCTTGCCCACGGCCGCCTCATGGGACAGCTCCACGCCGGGCCTGGTGCCCTGGAGTTCCGGGATGGCATGGATGACGCCGCCACCCAGGATGAGCCCCTTGCATTCCAGATGGCCGCGCGCGGGCACGTTGTTGCCAATGATCTCGCCCCTGGCGACAATGGTGCCGCCGGTGGTGATGGTCCGGGAAATGATCTCGCCGCGCGTGTTGGGCGCGTTCAGGACAATGCGGTTGCCGCTGTCCACATGCGAACCCGTGGGGGTGACGATGACGGAATTGAACCTGGCCACGGCCCCCTCGCCATTCAGATAAATCGTCGGGTACGACTGCACGGACCTGACCTTTTTCATCAGGACGTAATTGTTCTGCAGCACGCCGCCCTCTTCCACGACACCCACGGTACGCGGCCGGACCACGACATCCTCGCCCCAATTATGGACCATGGTGAAGGTCAGCTTGCCGCCCTTCTTGATGTAGAACTCGGAGATACCCAGGTGCAGGGCCGAGGTCACGTCGTGGGACGTGGCGCAGCCGGTGATGATGTGGACTTCGGAATCTTCCTCGACAACCACGAGGTTATGCACGTTCTGGCCGATGTTCTGGCCCTTGATGAACAGGCAGCTCTGCACCGGTTCGGCCACCTTGGCGCCCTTTTCGGTGCGGATGAAATAACCGCCGTGCAACTCTTCCCTGGCCGCGGCGCGGGTAAAATCATCCGTGTCCTTGTCCATGGCCTTCCAGAAATACTCGGGCAGACCGTCGTATTTTTTGAGCGCCTGACGGATGCCGAGCACTTCCACGCCCTTGCGCGCCGTCCTGCAATGCACGGTGCTGTGGTCGAACTGCAAAAAAGTGCCGGCACGCTCGCCGGCCGCGTCGACATCCACGCCAACCATGCGCAGCTCGCGCTTATTCTCCTCGGACAGGGAGGAAAAATCGTTCATTTCGGCGCTTTCGGCACCGGAAAAAGCGTAGGAGTTCAGATCCACGAGATTCAGTTCAGACATCTGATGCACTCCTTGTAGCCGTACTTGCTGATATGATCCAAAATATCACGGGGCCGGATGGGCCGGGTGTCGCAGCAGAGCAGGCCGTTGTACATGACCTGGCCGCGATCGGCGTTGACATAGTCCAGGATGTAGCCGGTGTGGGTGATGATCAGGCCGGAAGTCGTGTTGAGGCGGCGCAGGTCGCGCATGCAGGCGTCCGGCGGCATCGGGCCGGTCAGCCCATCCAGCAGGGCTCTGGCCGTCTGGCCGATAAGCGTCATGTTCTCCAGATCCACGCCGGATTCGGGCTCGTCGAACAAAATCAGGCTCGGATTCTGGGCCATGAGCTGGAGCAATTCAGACCGCTTGATTTCGCCGCCGGAAAAACCCGCGTTGATGTCCCGATCCAAAAACGTGTCGAAATTGACGGTCTTGGCCATGGCGTCCACGTCCACTTCCCGGCCGCGCGCACACATGGAGACCAAATGGCGGGTCTTGAGGCCATGGATGGTCGGGGGACGCTGAAAGGACATGCCGATGCCCAGACGGGCCCGCTCGTAGGTCGGCATGTGGGTGATGTCCACGCCCTTGAAGGTGATCGTGCCGCCGGTCACCTCATAGCCGCCAAAACCCATCAGGGTCATGAGCAGGGTGGTCTTGCCCGAGCCATTGGGGCCAAACAGGATAAACGTCTCGCCTTCGTCGATGCTCAGGTTGATCCCCTTGAGGACTTCCCGGTCGCCGATGCGGACATGCAGGTTTTCTATCTGAAGCATATGGCATCCTTGTGTGGTGGAAAACATGGCCCGGCCGGGCCGCCGAAACAGACCCAAGCGCTTAAATGAGGCCGTCCCAAAAGTCCAGACCGCCTCACTTCTCCCAACCTTTCCAGGTCTCGGAACGATAGCAGTAGTGGCAGCGCGCATCGTCGCGGAAAAACCGCAACAGGAGCATGCCGGCCACGAAGCCGCCGATGTGCGCCCACCAGGCCACGCCGCCGCCCGCGGACGACGTCAGCAGTCCGGAAAAAACCTGGCTCATGAACCACGCGCCCAGAAAAAACAGGGCCGGAATTTCGAAGATCAGCGGAAAAATGAGAATGGGCACGACCGTGACCACCCTGGCGTGCGGATACAAAAAGAAATAGGCCCCCATGACTCCGCCAATGGCTCCGGACGCCCCGACCACGGGCACGGTGGAGTCCGAAGCCGTGACCATGTGCACCCCCAGGGCGGCCAGCCCGCACAACACATAAAAAATCAAAAATCGGACAGGCCCCATGACGTCCTCGACGTTGTCGCCAAAAATCCACAGGGACCACATGTTGGCGATAATGTGCAGCCAACCGGAATGCAGAAACATGTGGGCCAGAAAGGCGATGCTCCCGCCCTCGGGATAGCCGCGCCAGACAGCCCAGTCCGGATGGAAGAAACGGGCCGGCACCACGCCGAACAGATGAAACACACCGTTTTCCTGGCCCGGCCCCAGGGGCAGCATGAGCACAAAGACCAGAATGTTCACGGCCAGAATGGCCCAGACCATGTAGGGCCGGTGGCGGCTTGGGATGTTGTCGCGCAGGGGGAACATGGATTCTCCTTGGATTCAGAAGGTGCTGGGCTCGGTCATGAACGACGCGAGGAAGGACATGGCCCGCTCTGTCCGGCGCGCGACCAGACCACGCAACAGCCGCGCCAGGCCTTGGGCGCGCCGGGTCAGATCGTCCAGGGAACCCGAATTGTCCACGATCAACTGGGCCTGACGGACTTTTTTGTCCTGGGGCCATTGCCAGGAATCAACCAGGGCCGCTCGGTCGGCCGACCAGCCCCGGCCGGCCAGACGATTCAGGCGCATGTCCGTCGGACAAAAAACCACGGCCAGCAGATCCACGTCGCCGGTCAGACCGGCCTCGCACAAAAGCGGAATCTCGGCCACGGTCATTTCCCGGCCATGGACGCGCTGAAATTCATGCAGGGCCCGACGCACCACCGGATGGACAAGTCCCTCGATCTCGCGACGCAGGCTGTCGGATCCGGTCATGGCCTCGTACAAGGCAACCTTGTCCACGGCCCTGGTGTCGTCCGGCACGAAACGCGCCCCGAAATAATGGCGCAAAATCTTCCAGCCATCCCCGCCCGGCGCATAGGAATCGGCCACGGCCTGATCCGCGCAAAAAACCGGCACGCCTTCGGCTTCCAGAACGCGGCGCACCGTGGATTTGCCGCTGCCGGCCGCCCCGGTCAGGCCGACGCGCAGCGGCGCGCGGCACAGATCGCGCAATCCGGCCATAAAATCCTCGGGGGGCGGCACCAAAAACGCCAGCTCCCGACCATCGGCGGGGTGGCCCAGACGCAGTTGCCAGGCATGGAGCATCTGACGCGGAGCCCGGGCCGCCGTGGCCGGATCGGCATACACGGCATCGCCCAAAAGCGGGTGGCCGATGGCGGTCATGTGCACCCTGATCTGATGGGTGCGCCCGGTGTGCAGCAGAACCCGCATCAGGGACGCACTTTTGTCCGGCGCCATCCAGACCCGGCGGTATTCGGTTTCAGCCGGCCGCCCGCCCGCAACCACGGCCATGCGCGTCTTGATGGACGGATGGCGCCCCAGGGGCAAGGAAATCCGTCCATGTTCCGGGGGCACGCCGGCCACCAGGGCCAGGTATTCCTTGTATACCGCCCGATCGGCGAAGGCCCGGGTCAGGGCCAGCCGGGCTGGATCGGTCAGTGCCACGCAGATAAGGCCGGAAGTGTCCTTGTCCAGGCGGTGGACCACGCCCGGGCGCTCCCCGCCCTGGGCCAGGAGGACCGGATAGGCATGGGCGAGATGGTGAACCAGGGTCGGTTCGTCCACGGACGGAGCCGGATGCACGGTCAGATGCGCGCTTTTGTTGACCACAAGCACATGGGCGTCGGCGAAAACAACATCAAGAGCGCCGGCCGTGGGTTCAAGATCAGAGCGGGGTTCCTCGGGCTCCAGGGACAGACGCTGGCCGGGAACGAGCCTGAACGCGGGCTTGCGGCATTCCCGCCCGTCAACACGGGCCCGGCCGGCGCGAATCCAGTCCTGAACGCGGGTCCGGGCCACGCCTCCGGGCTCCAGAACGCCCTGCCAGAAGGCGTCAAGGCGCATGCCGCCGCACCCGGCATCAACAATTTCCGTCAGTTCCTTCATGCTCTTCCTCACGGCCGCGCATCGAGGCCGGCCGGCAAACAAAACGGCCATCCGAGATCTCGAACAGCCGTTCCCTCCTCACGAAAGCGCGACGCCGGATTATTTCGACGCCTTGGCTCCGGATTCACGGATGCGTTCGGCCACATAGGTGACCAGGGCTTCATCGGCCTCGTCCACGTTGAAACAGCGGGCGTCCTCGCCCATGAGCCCTTCGGGCACCCAATCGCCCAAATCGTCCAGGTCGGTGACCATGTCATCATAAAAACAGACCGACAGCCAGCGCTGGGCCGGGTCGTCGTCGATAACGTCGATCATGACGAACAGTTCCCGCCCCTGCTGGGCCGGATGCGATCCGCGCAGGGAATAGGTGATGCCGGGCCGG
The sequence above is a segment of the Deltaproteobacteria bacterium genome. Coding sequences within it:
- a CDS encoding aminotransferase class I/II-fold pyridoxal phosphate-dependent enzyme, with amino-acid sequence MWWCSNMLALERLVPEHVRRFEAYTPSRPDPELMRLYRIDHLHRLNNNENPLGPTPDAARIVQGFPPRLAPIYPSGDAHDLRHILARRFGQDADQFVVGNGSCELIASVIKAFCANGDNIVTADKTFAVYEWVAEFSGLAARLVPLRDFGFDAGAMLAARDERTKILFVCNPNNPTGTFWDTPTLTAFLDRVDGDQIVVLDEAYGEYVENPDFPDGIRLLERYPNLVVFRTFSKMYALAGLRIGYLCAAPEVADIIRRTHVVYSVNSLAQQAAAASLLDDKALIHQTREMVRTGKAMLGELCAELDLPMHCGEGNFVMIRVPMSDTLLYRKLMARGVMVRTMTGFRFPGWIRVSLARADVMEEFGQALRAVLRP
- a CDS encoding SufD family Fe-S cluster assembly protein, coding for MSELNLVDLNSYAFSGAESAEMNDFSSLSEENKRELRMVGVDVDAAGERAGTFLQFDHSTVHCRTARKGVEVLGIRQALKKYDGLPEYFWKAMDKDTDDFTRAAAREELHGGYFIRTEKGAKVAEPVQSCLFIKGQNIGQNVHNLVVVEEDSEVHIITGCATSHDVTSALHLGISEFYIKKGGKLTFTMVHNWGEDVVVRPRTVGVVEEGGVLQNNYVLMKKVRSVQSYPTIYLNGEGAVARFNSVIVTPTGSHVDSGNRIVLNAPNTRGEIISRTITTGGTIVARGEIIGNNVPARGHLECKGLILGGGVIHAIPELQGTRPGVELSHEAAVGKIAQEEIEYLMARGLDEDEATSTIVRGFLNVEIMGLPQELRDSIDATIAELDAGDAM
- a CDS encoding rhomboid family intramembrane serine protease translates to MFPLRDNIPSRHRPYMVWAILAVNILVFVLMLPLGPGQENGVFHLFGVVPARFFHPDWAVWRGYPEGGSIAFLAHMFLHSGWLHIIANMWSLWIFGDNVEDVMGPVRFLIFYVLCGLAALGVHMVTASDSTVPVVGASGAIGGVMGAYFFLYPHARVVTVVPILIFPLIFEIPALFFLGAWFMSQVFSGLLTSSAGGGVAWWAHIGGFVAGMLLLRFFRDDARCHYCYRSETWKGWEK
- the coaE gene encoding dephospho-CoA kinase; translated protein: MKELTEIVDAGCGGMRLDAFWQGVLEPGGVARTRVQDWIRAGRARVDGRECRKPAFRLVPGQRLSLEPEEPRSDLEPTAGALDVVFADAHVLVVNKSAHLTVHPAPSVDEPTLVHHLAHAYPVLLAQGGERPGVVHRLDKDTSGLICVALTDPARLALTRAFADRAVYKEYLALVAGVPPEHGRISLPLGRHPSIKTRMAVVAGGRPAETEYRRVWMAPDKSASLMRVLLHTGRTHQIRVHMTAIGHPLLGDAVYADPATAARAPRQMLHAWQLRLGHPADGRELAFLVPPPEDFMAGLRDLCRAPLRVGLTGAAGSGKSTVRRVLEAEGVPVFCADQAVADSYAPGGDGWKILRHYFGARFVPDDTRAVDKVALYEAMTGSDSLRREIEGLVHPVVRRALHEFQRVHGREMTVAEIPLLCEAGLTGDVDLLAVVFCPTDMRLNRLAGRGWSADRAALVDSWQWPQDKKVRQAQLIVDNSGSLDDLTRRAQGLARLLRGLVARRTERAMSFLASFMTEPSTF
- a CDS encoding ABC transporter ATP-binding protein, with product MLQIENLHVRIGDREVLKGINLSIDEGETFILFGPNGSGKTTLLMTLMGFGGYEVTGGTITFKGVDITHMPTYERARLGIGMSFQRPPTIHGLKTRHLVSMCARGREVDVDAMAKTVNFDTFLDRDINAGFSGGEIKRSELLQLMAQNPSLILFDEPESGVDLENMTLIGQTARALLDGLTGPMPPDACMRDLRRLNTTSGLIITHTGYILDYVNADRGQVMYNGLLCCDTRPIRPRDILDHISKYGYKECIRCLN